One window of Salvelinus fontinalis isolate EN_2023a chromosome 19, ASM2944872v1, whole genome shotgun sequence genomic DNA carries:
- the dipk2b gene encoding divergent protein kinase domain 2B isoform X1, with protein MPLKRCDQRAVGFMRLTVCVLSWLLCVCWAPTVVEAAGTPSAPQQKALSLQRAFLGLDKCNACVGTSICKKLLKDQIRFDWWMSPDTTLPLAEKQSFPGNLTDDSLSWRPVVLSFLSSPRLHSSSDRSICRSVGRQGPCSIEAVLRVTPRFQSLNQSHLLLPHIVKGLAPPLLRCPSQRLLDRVVRRYAEVVDVGSVQMKHFSERDKLRLLYTLAVNQQPLILQMFPGTEGWPFPRYQGSCGRLMVWASSRPLWGLYGSSREFVQRVDVAYQLLQITQGLGHNSLGFLLYYTRLEEDMFGLLDDQRVFITDASSIGVIDLEQGFPPDPPSQTGSGGDIFSCLGQGASPCHRSPPCSSVRPTQSLTLLCTALLPRLLLTERGAQPTRIPMEGEAEAGRLARDVPLLLGVCADPSQPDWRIMAAVGSLMDLLKPMRPCNPHYTYRYPECRYNQDY; from the exons ATGCCTCTAAAGCGTTGTGATCAGAGGGCCGTGGGGTTTATGaggttgacagtgtgtgtgttgagttgGCTGCTATGTGTGTGTTGGGCTCCAACAGTAGTGGAGGCTGCTGGTACTCCCTCTGCTCCCCAGCAGAAAGCCCTCAGCCTGCAGAGAGCCTTCCTGGGGCTGGACAAGTGCAATGCCTGCGTGGGGACATCCATCTGTAAGAAGCTCTTGAAGGACCAGATAAG GTTTGATTGGTGGATGTCCCCGGATACCACACTCCCATTGGCTGAGAAGCAGAGTTTCCCGGGGAACCTTACAGATGATTCATTAAGCTGGCGTCCTGTGGTCTTGtcgttcctctcctccccccgtcTGCACTCGTCCTCCGACCGTTCAATCTGTCGCTCGGTGGGACGGCAGGGTCCCTGCAGCATCGAGGCCGTCCTCAGGGTCACACCCAGATTCCAGAGCTTGAACCAATCACATCTTTTGCTACCCCATATTGTGAAG GGTTTGGCACCTCCCCTGCTGCGCTGTCCCTCCCAGAGACTGCTGGACCGCGTTGTGCGCCGCTATGCTGAGGTGGTGGACGTGGGCAGTGTTCAGATGAAGCACTTCTCAGAGAGAGACAAACTACGGCTGCTCTACACGCTAGCTGTCAATCAACAGCCTCTCATACTGCAG ATGTTCCCAGGCACCGAGGGCTGGCCATTCCCTCGCTACCAGGGCTCGTGTGGCAGGCTGATGGTGTGGGCAAGCTCCAGGCCTCTGTGGGGCCTTTATGGTTCCTCCAGGGAGTTCGTCCAGAGGGTGGACGTGGCCTACCAGCTACTCCAGATCACCCAGGGCCTGGGCCACAACAGTCTGGGTTTCCTGCTCTACTACACCAGGCTAGAGGAGGATATGTTCGGCCTGCTGGATGACCAGCGAGTGTTCATCACAGATGCCAGCAGCATAGGGGTCATTGACCTGGAGCAGG GGTTCCCCCCAGACCCTCCCTCCCAAACAGGCTCTGGCGGGGACATCTTCTCCTGCCTGGGTCAGGGTGCATCCCCCTGCCATCGCTCTCCTCCCTGCAGCTCTGTCCGCCCTACTCAGAGCCTCACTCTGCTCTGCACAGCACTCCTGCCCAGACTGCTGCTCACAGAGAGGGGGGCCCAGCCAACCAGGATACCCATGGAGGGTGAGGCAGAGGCGGGGAGGTTGGCAAGAGACGTGCCCCTGTTGCTGGGTGTGTGTGCAGACCCTAGCCAGCCTGACTGGAGGATCATGGCAGCAGTAGGATCTCTGATGGACCTGCTAAAACCCATGAGGCCCTGCAACCCACACTACACCTACAGGTACCCAGAGTGCAGATATAACCAAGACTACTGA
- the dipk2b gene encoding divergent protein kinase domain 2B isoform X2, with the protein MSPDTTLPLAEKQSFPGNLTDDSLSWRPVVLSFLSSPRLHSSSDRSICRSVGRQGPCSIEAVLRVTPRFQSLNQSHLLLPHIVKGLAPPLLRCPSQRLLDRVVRRYAEVVDVGSVQMKHFSERDKLRLLYTLAVNQQPLILQMFPGTEGWPFPRYQGSCGRLMVWASSRPLWGLYGSSREFVQRVDVAYQLLQITQGLGHNSLGFLLYYTRLEEDMFGLLDDQRVFITDASSIGVIDLEQGFPPDPPSQTGSGGDIFSCLGQGASPCHRSPPCSSVRPTQSLTLLCTALLPRLLLTERGAQPTRIPMEGEAEAGRLARDVPLLLGVCADPSQPDWRIMAAVGSLMDLLKPMRPCNPHYTYRYPECRYNQDY; encoded by the exons ATGTCCCCGGATACCACACTCCCATTGGCTGAGAAGCAGAGTTTCCCGGGGAACCTTACAGATGATTCATTAAGCTGGCGTCCTGTGGTCTTGtcgttcctctcctccccccgtcTGCACTCGTCCTCCGACCGTTCAATCTGTCGCTCGGTGGGACGGCAGGGTCCCTGCAGCATCGAGGCCGTCCTCAGGGTCACACCCAGATTCCAGAGCTTGAACCAATCACATCTTTTGCTACCCCATATTGTGAAG GGTTTGGCACCTCCCCTGCTGCGCTGTCCCTCCCAGAGACTGCTGGACCGCGTTGTGCGCCGCTATGCTGAGGTGGTGGACGTGGGCAGTGTTCAGATGAAGCACTTCTCAGAGAGAGACAAACTACGGCTGCTCTACACGCTAGCTGTCAATCAACAGCCTCTCATACTGCAG ATGTTCCCAGGCACCGAGGGCTGGCCATTCCCTCGCTACCAGGGCTCGTGTGGCAGGCTGATGGTGTGGGCAAGCTCCAGGCCTCTGTGGGGCCTTTATGGTTCCTCCAGGGAGTTCGTCCAGAGGGTGGACGTGGCCTACCAGCTACTCCAGATCACCCAGGGCCTGGGCCACAACAGTCTGGGTTTCCTGCTCTACTACACCAGGCTAGAGGAGGATATGTTCGGCCTGCTGGATGACCAGCGAGTGTTCATCACAGATGCCAGCAGCATAGGGGTCATTGACCTGGAGCAGG GGTTCCCCCCAGACCCTCCCTCCCAAACAGGCTCTGGCGGGGACATCTTCTCCTGCCTGGGTCAGGGTGCATCCCCCTGCCATCGCTCTCCTCCCTGCAGCTCTGTCCGCCCTACTCAGAGCCTCACTCTGCTCTGCACAGCACTCCTGCCCAGACTGCTGCTCACAGAGAGGGGGGCCCAGCCAACCAGGATACCCATGGAGGGTGAGGCAGAGGCGGGGAGGTTGGCAAGAGACGTGCCCCTGTTGCTGGGTGTGTGTGCAGACCCTAGCCAGCCTGACTGGAGGATCATGGCAGCAGTAGGATCTCTGATGGACCTGCTAAAACCCATGAGGCCCTGCAACCCACACTACACCTACAGGTACCCAGAGTGCAGATATAACCAAGACTACTGA